The DNA sequence CCATCGCGGCCTTCGTCCACACCGGGGTCTCCTACCTGCGGCACATGCTGGTGCTGCTGCTCCTCTTCTGCGCCGTCACCGCCAGCGCCCTGCGGGCGCACATCGCCCTGCGGCCGGCGCAGACCCGCCTCGACCTCTGGGCCTCCGAGGGCGCGATGGCCGCCGCCGGGCTGGCGCTGACCGTCTCCAGCTACTTCAAGTGGCAGGTCGAGGTCGACTCGGGACTGGCCCCTCGCAACGCTGGCCTGCCGATCCTCTGGATGATCGGCTTCGCCGTGATGACCGGCGTGGCGGTCTACCACCTGGTTCGGCCGCCCGAGGGGCTCTCGGAGGGCGGCTCGAAGGTGAAGGCCTTCCTCGCCGTCCCCCTCTTCGCGGTGATGGCGCTGATCGGCTCCTTCCACTTCTTCGTGCTGGAGAGCTACCCGGCGGGGCTGGCGAACTACCTGCAGAAGCTGACCGAGCACGCCCTGCTCTACATCCACGTGGGGCTCTACGTCTGGGCCGGCATGCTGCTGAAGCGCACGCGCATCGCGGCGCTCTCCTTCGACCTGGTGCGGCCCTGGAAGCTGACCCCCGAGCTGCTGGCCTTCGTGGTGGTCGCCGCCGCGGCCATCCCCACCGCCTACAGCGGCGCCTCCGGCATCTTCGTCATCGCGGCGGGCGGAGTGATCTACACCGAGCTAACCCGGGCGGGCGCCCGGAAGCAGCTGGCCCTCGCCGCCACGGCCATGTCCGGCAGCCTCGGCGTGGTCCTCTCCCCCTGCCTGCTGGTCGTGATCGTCGCCTCCCTGAACAAGCAGGTGACCACGACCCAGCTCTACGGCTGGGGCTGGAAGGTCTTCCTCCTCACCGCGACCCTCTTCCTCTTCGCCAGCCTGATCGTCGGTCGGAAGCTCCCCAAGATCGCCGCGCCCGGCGAGGCCTTCAAGGGGAGCCTGGCCGCGATGCGCCCCCTCCTGCCCTACATCGGGATCCTCCTGGGGCTGCTCCTGGCCTACGGCCTCGGCCTGGGCCTGACCCTCAACGAGCACACGGCGCCGGCGATGCTGCCGGTGATCCTCCTGGTCATCCTGGCCTACGACCGCCGCAAGGCGAAGAAGGAGGTCCGGGAGGACGAGAGCACCGACGAGGAAGATGCGAAGGCCGAGGGCTACCGCCGGGCGATCTTCGACGGCACCAGCGAGACCACCGGCCACATCGGGGCCCTGCTGATGCTGATGGGCCTCTCGGTGGTGCTCGGCGGCGTGATCGAGCGGGGAGACCTGATGGCGATGGTGCCCTCGGACTTCGGCTCGCCCCTGGTCGCCATGACCGTGCTGGTCATCCTCCTGGTCTTCATCGGCATGGTGATGGACCCCTACGGCGCCGTGATCCTGGTGACCGTCGCCTTGGCGGGCATCGCCGACCAGAGCGGCATCGACCCGGTGCACTTCTGGATGGTGGTGCTGGTGGCCTTCGAGCTGGGCTACCTCTCACCACCGGTGGCGCTCAACCACCTGCTGACCCGGCAGGTGGTCGGGATCGACCTGGACGAGGTGCACGCCGAGGCCGAGGCCGCCGGCATGGGCTTCTGGGGCCGGCACGAGCGGATCCTGCTGCCGATGTCGGTCATGGCGACCGCGCTGCTGATCGTCGCCTACCTGCCTCTCTTCTGGTAGGCGCTCAGGTGCTCCGCCAGGGCCCGGTCGTCCTTGCGGGTGTGGGCCACGAACCAGTCGCGTAGCAGGAAGAAGGTCTCGGCGATGGCCGAGGCATCGGAGTGCGTGGCAGCCCGCCGCAGGTCCTCGAGGCGATCGAGGTAGGTGCGGTGCTCGTCGAGGTGGAGGCCGATCTGGGAGTAAGCCGCCTCGGCCATCAGCTTGGCCTCGGTGGAGAAGTGGGTCCGCAGCTGATCCAGCACCTTCCCCAGGGCGGCGTCGAAGCGCTCCGGGGTCCCGCCGGAGAGGACGAGCTCGTGCAGCTCGTTGAACGCCGCGCCGAGCGCCTCGTGCTGGGCGTCGATCTCCTCGTGTCCGAGGCGATCCTCTTCGGTCCATTTGACGAGCGGCATGTCAGTCTCCAGTCATCCCCGAGATCGGGTGAGTGCGTCGTGATAGTAGGGGAGCCCGGGTTGGCCACCGTGCTGACCGTTCGAGATCACCATAGCAGGTCCGTCCCGGGGTTCGCTCGACGAAGGGTGGAGGGCGGAATGCCTTGCCTCGACCTCGAAAAGGCGCTCAGTATCCCTGGTTCGACCGGGTTCGGATTCAAGCCAGAGGGGAGCCTCAATGCCCATTGCCAGCAAGGTGACCGATCTGATCGGGGGTACGCCCATGGTCCAGCTGCGGACCGGGGAGGGAGCCGGCGAGGTGGTCGCCAAGCTCGAGTTCACCAACCCCTGCTCCAGCGTGAAGGACCGCATCGCCCTCGCGATGATCGAGGCCGCGGAGGAGGCCGGCGCCATCAAGGAGGAGAGCATCCTCATCGAGCCGACCAGCGGCAACACGGGGATCGGCC is a window from the Deltaproteobacteria bacterium genome containing:
- a CDS encoding TRAP transporter large permease subunit; the protein is MVILLGATILHGLGEGVHARVLQMGEGIWPGYAELRSDPERPPCDPEGGAAAASAGGEEEGAGADAEAEAEADAAEEGEGGDDFLDDLLGDEDEGDEEAAAAAAAAAATKCKQEHDRYEILISRITPGLRAFRGFEGAIAAFVHTGVSYLRHMLVLLLLFCAVTASALRAHIALRPAQTRLDLWASEGAMAAAGLALTVSSYFKWQVEVDSGLAPRNAGLPILWMIGFAVMTGVAVYHLVRPPEGLSEGGSKVKAFLAVPLFAVMALIGSFHFFVLESYPAGLANYLQKLTEHALLYIHVGLYVWAGMLLKRTRIAALSFDLVRPWKLTPELLAFVVVAAAAIPTAYSGASGIFVIAAGGVIYTELTRAGARKQLALAATAMSGSLGVVLSPCLLVVIVASLNKQVTTTQLYGWGWKVFLLTATLFLFASLIVGRKLPKIAAPGEAFKGSLAAMRPLLPYIGILLGLLLAYGLGLGLTLNEHTAPAMLPVILLVILAYDRRKAKKEVREDESTDEEDAKAEGYRRAIFDGTSETTGHIGALLMLMGLSVVLGGVIERGDLMAMVPSDFGSPLVAMTVLVILLVFIGMVMDPYGAVILVTVALAGIADQSGIDPVHFWMVVLVAFELGYLSPPVALNHLLTRQVVGIDLDEVHAEAEAAGMGFWGRHERILLPMSVMATALLIVAYLPLFW
- a CDS encoding hemerythrin domain-containing protein — translated: MPLVKWTEEDRLGHEEIDAQHEALGAAFNELHELVLSGGTPERFDAALGKVLDQLRTHFSTEAKLMAEAAYSQIGLHLDEHRTYLDRLEDLRRAATHSDASAIAETFFLLRDWFVAHTRKDDRALAEHLSAYQKRGR